From Streptomyces sp. Edi4, one genomic window encodes:
- a CDS encoding NACHT domain-containing protein, translating into MEVVITRLASTVVSTVAKSFLAPRPGAGLVTGPLRPLPKPASPDRLAKVLGHRLDEAYGSLPQHERTAAVDAVRDSFAAAGTLDAGRLFGLGLAPERLATELRSPHPGPGEALYEELLALCCAHVLEQLTAHPSFAARAAVEQTRAADSARKLIEDVRDRVGPRPDAATLAFEEKYARYVAQAHGRLELFGLTLGRSASEWPLDTAYISLAVTDEPRQALGLPDTGPATVSVERALAGTGRLLLRGAAGSGKSTLIQWLALNSARRTFGPELADWNRCVPFLLRLRAFTTAESLPMPEDFLRSAGVPFAPPPLWTESLLSEGRALVLVDGVDEVPLRLRARTEAWLKTLVTAFPRARYVVTTRPSAVSEDWLAGRGFVVHSLLPMEREGVRAFVAHWHGSARLGCLSPDERARLDAYEASLLSAVTSRRDLGRLATNPLMCALLCALNRDRRMQLPRARKELYDAALDMLLVRRDTEREITGVEGVTLTRDEQTALLQRLAYWLIRNGLAEADRDEAAAMVAEWLAAMPQVAGRPDQVFAHLLIRSGLLREPVPGSVGFVHRTFQDYLGAKAAVEERDFGVLVRNAHDDTWDDVVRMAVGHARVDERTRLLRQLLRRADHAPRLRHRLVLLAAAALEHAPELDPAVRADVETRARELMPPRTWDEAEVLAKVGPLVLELLPGPEGLSEDEAAAVVRTAGLVGGDAALGVIRRFRADERATVRARLSTAWANFDASEYVTEVLQPASEWNATYLTVRAPEQLVQLRRLHHMRLILLEGGHLLTEPLLAHPHLTALCLVSNDVVEDLAPLGRLPGLKRLELQGCSALRDLEAIAELPGLQALSLFRLRPGLSLRPLRGLGRLETLTLGTPQSARSLADLPVPDGVVHLHLHRPTQDIALDGLDRWPGLRTLTITGAAQAKDLTRVSVPRELRHLQIVDHPALDLRTLARHAGLESLHLSACHLMSGLGALRELPALCQVTFYECTGEIDLSALAQLHQLTIRCRRTKVRGAEFIPRRRLDGPPTPPPPPATPPPHR; encoded by the coding sequence ATGGAAGTTGTGATCACACGTCTCGCGAGCACGGTGGTCTCGACGGTCGCGAAGTCGTTCCTGGCCCCCCGGCCGGGCGCGGGCCTGGTGACGGGGCCGCTGCGCCCCCTGCCGAAACCGGCCTCGCCCGACCGCCTCGCGAAGGTCCTCGGCCACCGCCTGGACGAGGCATACGGATCACTCCCCCAACACGAGCGGACGGCGGCCGTCGACGCGGTACGGGACTCCTTCGCGGCGGCGGGGACGCTCGACGCCGGCCGCCTCTTCGGGCTCGGCCTCGCCCCGGAGCGCCTGGCCACCGAACTGCGGAGCCCGCACCCCGGCCCCGGCGAGGCCCTTTACGAGGAGCTCCTGGCCCTCTGCTGTGCCCATGTCCTGGAACAGCTCACCGCGCACCCCTCGTTCGCGGCGCGGGCGGCGGTCGAGCAGACGAGGGCGGCGGACTCGGCACGAAAGCTGATCGAGGACGTACGCGACCGGGTGGGCCCGCGCCCCGATGCGGCCACCCTGGCCTTCGAGGAGAAGTACGCGCGGTACGTGGCCCAGGCACACGGCCGACTCGAGCTGTTCGGCCTCACCCTCGGGCGCTCCGCGAGCGAATGGCCGCTCGACACGGCGTACATCAGCCTCGCGGTGACTGATGAGCCCCGCCAAGCCCTGGGGCTGCCCGATACCGGGCCCGCCACGGTGAGCGTGGAGCGGGCACTGGCCGGCACCGGCCGGCTGCTCCTGCGCGGTGCGGCGGGCTCGGGCAAATCCACGCTGATTCAGTGGCTGGCGCTGAACTCCGCCCGCCGGACCTTCGGCCCCGAACTGGCCGACTGGAACAGGTGCGTTCCCTTCCTGCTCCGCCTGCGGGCGTTCACCACGGCCGAGTCGCTGCCCATGCCGGAGGACTTCCTGCGGTCGGCCGGGGTGCCGTTCGCTCCCCCGCCCCTTTGGACCGAATCCCTCCTGTCCGAAGGCCGGGCGCTGGTCCTGGTGGACGGCGTGGACGAGGTGCCGCTGCGGCTGCGGGCCCGTACGGAGGCCTGGCTGAAGACCCTGGTCACCGCGTTCCCGAGGGCCCGGTACGTGGTGACGACCCGACCGTCGGCGGTTTCGGAGGACTGGCTCGCGGGCCGGGGCTTCGTGGTGCACTCGCTGCTGCCGATGGAGCGGGAGGGCGTCCGCGCGTTCGTCGCCCATTGGCACGGCTCGGCGCGGCTCGGCTGCCTGTCGCCCGACGAACGCGCCCGCCTCGACGCGTACGAGGCCTCCCTCCTGAGCGCGGTGACCTCCCGCCGCGACCTGGGGCGGCTCGCCACCAACCCGTTGATGTGCGCGCTCCTGTGCGCCCTGAACCGGGACCGTCGCATGCAACTGCCGCGCGCCCGCAAGGAGTTGTATGACGCGGCCCTGGACATGCTGCTCGTGCGCCGGGACACCGAGCGGGAGATCACCGGCGTCGAGGGCGTCACCCTCACCCGCGATGAGCAGACGGCCCTGCTCCAGCGGCTCGCGTACTGGCTGATCCGCAACGGGCTCGCGGAGGCGGACCGGGACGAGGCCGCCGCGATGGTGGCGGAGTGGCTCGCCGCGATGCCGCAGGTGGCGGGCCGGCCCGACCAGGTCTTCGCCCACCTCCTCATCCGCAGCGGGCTGCTGCGCGAGCCGGTGCCGGGCTCGGTGGGTTTCGTCCACCGCACCTTCCAGGACTACTTGGGCGCCAAGGCGGCCGTGGAGGAACGGGACTTCGGCGTGCTCGTGCGCAACGCCCACGACGACACGTGGGACGACGTGGTGCGGATGGCGGTGGGCCACGCCCGGGTCGACGAACGGACCCGTCTGCTACGGCAGTTGCTCCGCCGCGCCGACCACGCGCCCCGCCTGCGGCACCGGCTCGTGCTCCTGGCTGCCGCCGCTCTGGAACACGCGCCCGAGCTGGACCCGGCGGTGCGGGCGGACGTGGAGACCCGGGCCCGCGAACTGATGCCCCCGCGTACGTGGGACGAGGCGGAGGTCCTGGCCAAGGTTGGGCCGCTGGTGCTTGAGCTGCTGCCCGGGCCCGAGGGGCTGTCCGAGGACGAGGCGGCCGCTGTCGTGCGGACGGCCGGACTGGTGGGCGGGGATGCGGCGCTGGGCGTGATCAGGCGGTTCCGGGCCGATGAGCGCGCGACGGTGCGGGCTCGGCTGTCCACGGCCTGGGCGAACTTCGACGCGTCGGAGTACGTGACGGAGGTACTTCAACCGGCTTCGGAGTGGAATGCCACCTACCTCACGGTGCGAGCCCCGGAGCAGTTGGTCCAGCTCCGGCGGCTGCACCATATGAGGCTCATCCTCCTTGAGGGCGGGCACCTTCTGACAGAACCCCTTCTCGCCCATCCGCATCTGACCGCCTTGTGTCTCGTTTCGAACGACGTCGTGGAGGACCTGGCTCCGCTGGGCCGGCTGCCCGGCCTGAAACGGCTCGAACTCCAGGGCTGTTCAGCGCTCCGGGACCTGGAAGCGATCGCGGAACTGCCCGGCCTCCAGGCCCTGTCGCTCTTCCGCCTGCGTCCCGGACTCTCGTTGCGGCCGCTCCGCGGCCTCGGTCGGCTGGAAACCCTGACGCTGGGCACGCCCCAATCCGCGCGCAGCCTCGCCGACCTGCCGGTCCCGGACGGGGTGGTCCATCTCCATCTGCACCGGCCGACGCAGGACATCGCTCTGGACGGCCTGGACCGCTGGCCCGGCCTGCGCACACTGACCATCACCGGGGCGGCCCAGGCGAAGGATCTGACGCGCGTGTCCGTCCCCCGCGAGCTGCGCCACCTACAGATCGTCGACCACCCCGCGCTCGACCTGAGGACGCTGGCCCGGCACGCCGGCCTGGAAAGCCTCCACCTCAGCGCGTGCCATCTGATGTCAGGCCTCGGCGCCCTGCGGGAACTCCCGGCCCTGTGCCAGGTGACGTTCTACGAGTGCACCGGCGAGATCGATCTCAGCGCACTCGCCCAGCTGCACCAGCTCACCATTCGCTGCCGGCGCACGAAGGTGCGGGGCGCCGAATTCATCCCGCGCCGACGCCTGGACGGACCTCCTACGCCCCCACCGCCCCCAGCAACACCCCCGCCGCATAGGTGA
- a CDS encoding VIT family protein, whose protein sequence is MSSSPAPHDEAHNGALGSRLNWLRAAVLGANDGIVSTAGLVVGVAGATDDRSALLTAGLAGLLAGSMSMAAGEYVSVSTQRDSEKAALAMERRELRESPEAELAELTGLLAERGLSEEVAREAALQLTERDALRAHARVELGIDPDELTNPWHAALASFLAFTAGALLPLLAIVLPPSSVRLYVTVTSVLAALALTGWWSARLGAAPANRAVLRNVGGGAVAMGVTYAAGVLLGAVGA, encoded by the coding sequence ATGAGCAGTTCACCCGCCCCGCACGACGAGGCGCACAACGGGGCGCTCGGCTCCCGGCTCAACTGGCTGCGGGCCGCGGTCCTCGGCGCCAACGACGGCATCGTCTCCACCGCCGGTCTCGTCGTCGGCGTGGCCGGGGCCACGGACGACCGCTCGGCCCTGCTGACGGCGGGCCTGGCGGGACTGCTCGCCGGTTCCATGTCCATGGCGGCCGGCGAGTACGTCTCCGTCTCCACCCAGCGCGACTCCGAGAAGGCCGCGCTGGCGATGGAGCGGCGGGAGCTGAGGGAGTCGCCCGAGGCCGAACTCGCCGAGCTGACCGGCCTGTTGGCCGAGCGGGGCCTGAGCGAGGAGGTGGCCCGCGAGGCGGCGCTCCAGCTCACCGAACGCGACGCGCTGCGCGCCCACGCCAGGGTCGAGCTCGGCATCGACCCCGACGAACTCACCAACCCCTGGCACGCGGCCTTGGCCAGCTTCCTCGCCTTCACGGCGGGCGCGCTGCTCCCCCTCCTCGCGATCGTGCTGCCCCCCTCGTCGGTCCGCCTGTACGTGACGGTCACCTCCGTCCTGGCCGCGCTCGCCCTCACCGGCTGGTGGAGCGCCCGCCTGGGCGCGGCCCCGGCGAACCGCGCGGTCCTGCGGAATGTGGGCGGGGGAGCGGTGGCGATGGGGGTCACCTATGCGGCGGGGGTGTTGCTGGGGGCGGTGGGGGCGTAG
- a CDS encoding amidohydrolase family protein, with amino-acid sequence MSERYTVISADCHAGADLLDYRPYLETKYHDAFDAWAATYVNPYEDLLADTADRNWNSARRLAELEADGIVAEVVFPNTIPPFFPSASLMAPAPTREEYEQRWAGLRAHNRWLADFCAEAPGRRAGVAQILLNDVDEAVREIRRTKEAGLTGGVLLPGAPPGSGVPELYSDVYDPIWAVCAELGVPVNHHGGSASPPLGQEPAARAVFMVETTWFSHRALWHLVFGGTFHRHPGLNLVLTEQGSGWIPGVLDMLDYYHDRLVAVTKAATAESKFGAGLAGSLGKGPSQVWRDNCFVGASFMRPHEVPLRDRIGLDKIMWGSDYPHDEGTTPFSREGLRIAYAGLPRAEVAAMTGGNAARVYGFDLPFLDEIAARVGPTVAEIAEPLKEIPAEATSPAFALGGSVRVW; translated from the coding sequence ATGAGCGAGCGCTACACCGTCATCTCGGCGGACTGCCACGCCGGAGCCGACCTCCTGGACTACCGGCCCTACCTGGAGACGAAGTACCACGACGCCTTCGACGCGTGGGCGGCCACCTATGTCAACCCGTACGAGGACCTGCTGGCCGACACGGCCGACCGCAACTGGAACTCGGCCCGCCGTCTGGCCGAGCTCGAAGCGGACGGCATCGTCGCCGAGGTCGTCTTCCCCAACACGATCCCGCCCTTCTTCCCCTCCGCCTCCCTCATGGCGCCCGCGCCCACCCGCGAGGAGTACGAACAACGCTGGGCCGGGCTGCGCGCCCACAACCGCTGGCTCGCCGATTTCTGCGCCGAGGCGCCGGGGCGCAGGGCGGGCGTCGCGCAGATCCTGCTCAACGACGTGGACGAGGCGGTGCGCGAGATCCGGCGGACCAAGGAGGCGGGCCTGACCGGCGGCGTCCTGCTGCCGGGCGCCCCGCCGGGTTCGGGGGTGCCCGAGCTCTACTCGGACGTCTACGACCCGATCTGGGCCGTCTGCGCGGAACTCGGCGTGCCGGTCAACCACCACGGCGGGTCCGCGTCGCCGCCGCTGGGCCAGGAGCCGGCGGCGCGGGCGGTGTTCATGGTGGAGACCACCTGGTTCTCGCACCGGGCGCTGTGGCACCTGGTCTTCGGCGGCACCTTCCACCGCCACCCCGGCCTCAACCTCGTGCTCACCGAGCAGGGTTCGGGCTGGATCCCCGGCGTGCTCGACATGCTGGACTACTACCACGACCGGCTCGTCGCGGTGACGAAGGCCGCCACTGCGGAGTCCAAGTTCGGGGCCGGACTCGCCGGTTCCCTGGGCAAGGGCCCCTCCCAGGTGTGGCGCGACAACTGCTTCGTGGGCGCGAGCTTCATGCGGCCGCACGAGGTGCCGCTGCGGGACCGGATCGGCCTCGACAAGATCATGTGGGGCAGCGACTATCCGCACGACGAGGGCACCACGCCCTTCTCCCGCGAGGGCCTGCGGATCGCCTACGCGGGTCTGCCGCGCGCGGAGGTCGCGGCGATGACCGGGGGCAACGCGGCCCGCGTCTACGGCTTCGACCTCCCCTTCCTCGACGAGATCGCGGCCCGGGTCGGCCCCACGGTGGCGGAGATCGCCGAGCCCTTGAAGGAGATACCGGCCGAGGCGACGAGCCCCGCGTTCGCGCTCGGTGGGTCGGTGCGCGTGTGGTGA
- a CDS encoding amidohydrolase family protein: protein MTAQHEQNEPYLIISSDCHAGLPTEEYRPYLDARLHREFDEFLSGQARRREEMTRLGVRNEAFADRWFRDNEEGLRGGWDPARRIKELDGDGVAAEVVFPDADAVDSRTAAPFGVGLGLSGDQDPDLGMGGAQAHNRWLAEFVAHHPERHCGVALLPVTGEVGPVVAEIHRAKDSGLGALMIPAMWVDKAPYHDRRYDPVWAAAAETGMPLVTHSGAAPRHEYGDHLGIYVSEVTWWPARPLWFLLWSGVFERHPGLRFGVAESGCWWLPNLLWFMDRLYLGAHGGKKLSPFAELKRPPSEYLDRQIFICATNTKRRELAQRYEIGVDNILWGSDFPHPEGTWPHTREWLRTTFHDIPVAETRRMLGLAAAKVFGFDTAKLAPIARRIGPTPAGLGQSEDQRAVEASWARSREAGRHWLTGQDFPALGVDR from the coding sequence ATGACAGCACAGCACGAACAGAACGAGCCGTACCTGATCATCTCCTCCGACTGCCACGCCGGGCTCCCCACCGAGGAGTACCGGCCCTATCTGGACGCCCGCCTCCACCGGGAGTTCGACGAGTTCCTGTCCGGGCAGGCAAGGCGCCGCGAGGAGATGACCCGGCTCGGCGTCCGCAACGAGGCCTTCGCGGACCGCTGGTTCAGGGACAATGAGGAGGGGCTGCGCGGGGGCTGGGACCCGGCGCGCCGGATCAAGGAACTCGACGGGGACGGCGTGGCCGCCGAGGTGGTCTTCCCCGACGCGGACGCCGTCGACAGCCGCACCGCCGCGCCCTTCGGCGTGGGCCTCGGCCTCTCCGGCGACCAGGACCCCGACCTCGGCATGGGCGGCGCCCAGGCGCACAACCGCTGGCTCGCCGAGTTCGTCGCCCACCACCCCGAACGGCACTGCGGCGTCGCCCTGTTGCCCGTGACGGGTGAGGTCGGCCCGGTCGTCGCCGAGATCCACCGGGCCAAGGATTCCGGGCTCGGCGCGCTGATGATCCCCGCCATGTGGGTGGACAAGGCGCCCTACCACGACCGGCGTTACGACCCGGTGTGGGCGGCGGCCGCCGAGACCGGCATGCCGCTGGTGACCCACTCGGGCGCGGCCCCGCGCCACGAATACGGCGACCACCTCGGGATCTACGTCTCCGAGGTGACCTGGTGGCCCGCGCGGCCGCTGTGGTTCCTGCTCTGGTCCGGTGTCTTCGAGCGCCACCCCGGGCTCCGGTTCGGGGTGGCGGAGTCGGGCTGCTGGTGGCTGCCCAACCTGCTGTGGTTCATGGACCGCCTCTACCTCGGCGCGCACGGCGGCAAGAAGCTGTCGCCGTTCGCCGAGCTGAAGCGCCCGCCGAGCGAATACCTCGACCGGCAGATCTTCATCTGCGCCACCAACACCAAACGCCGCGAGCTGGCCCAGCGCTACGAGATCGGCGTGGACAACATCCTGTGGGGCTCCGACTTCCCGCACCCCGAGGGCACCTGGCCCCACACCCGGGAGTGGCTGCGCACCACCTTCCACGACATCCCCGTGGCCGAGACCCGCCGGATGCTCGGCCTCGCCGCGGCAAAGGTCTTCGGCTTCGACACCGCGAAGCTGGCGCCGATCGCCCGCCGGATCGGGCCGACCCCGGCCGGACTGGGCCAGAGCGAGGACCAGAGGGCCGTCGAGGCGTCCTGGGCGCGCTCGCGCGAGGCGGGCCGCCACTGGCTGACCGGACAGGACTTTCCCGCCCTGGGGGTGGACCGATGA
- a CDS encoding SDR family NAD(P)-dependent oxidoreductase, producing the protein MELRQGQVAVVTGAASGIGLAMARRFAAEGLKVVLADVEEGALEKAAGQLREEGARVLAHRVDVSERDAVVALADAAYEAFGAVHVLCNNAGVGSGAEGRMWEHEVNDWKWAFAVNVWGVFHGIQAFVPRMIAGGEPGRIVNTSSSDGGIAPLPTASVYAITKSAVVTMTESLYAHLKAEGVPIGASVLFPGPHMLRTGLWESHRNRPERYAKQRPRKTPYRSLGQWEAAMKAAGQEIEFTPVEAVADEVVEGIRADRFWMLPASEHSDRQIRARSQAMLDRANPAYLESFILD; encoded by the coding sequence ATGGAGCTGAGGCAGGGGCAGGTCGCCGTAGTCACCGGCGCCGCGAGCGGCATCGGGCTCGCGATGGCCCGGCGGTTCGCCGCCGAAGGTCTGAAGGTCGTCCTCGCCGACGTCGAGGAGGGCGCCCTGGAGAAGGCGGCGGGACAGCTGCGCGAGGAGGGGGCGCGGGTGCTCGCCCACCGCGTCGACGTCAGCGAGCGGGACGCTGTCGTCGCGCTCGCCGACGCCGCCTACGAGGCCTTCGGCGCCGTGCACGTGCTGTGCAACAACGCCGGGGTCGGCTCCGGCGCCGAAGGCCGCATGTGGGAGCACGAGGTCAACGACTGGAAGTGGGCCTTCGCGGTCAACGTGTGGGGCGTCTTCCACGGCATCCAGGCCTTCGTGCCCCGCATGATCGCCGGCGGCGAGCCGGGCCGGATCGTCAACACCTCCTCCAGCGACGGCGGCATCGCCCCGCTGCCGACCGCCTCGGTGTACGCCATCACCAAGTCGGCGGTGGTCACGATGACGGAGTCCCTGTACGCCCACCTCAAGGCGGAGGGCGTCCCGATCGGCGCCTCGGTCCTCTTCCCCGGCCCGCACATGCTGCGCACCGGCCTGTGGGAGTCGCACCGCAACCGGCCCGAGCGGTACGCCAAGCAGCGCCCGCGCAAGACGCCCTACCGCAGCCTCGGCCAGTGGGAGGCCGCCATGAAAGCGGCCGGCCAGGAGATCGAGTTCACCCCGGTGGAGGCCGTGGCCGACGAGGTCGTCGAGGGGATCCGCGCCGACCGGTTCTGGATGCTCCCGGCGAGCGAGCACAGCGACCGGCAGATCAGGGCCCGTTCGCAGGCGATGCTCGACCGGGCGAACCCGGCGTACCTGGAAAGCTTCATTCTGGACTGA
- a CDS encoding acetoacetate decarboxylase family protein, with protein MARVRYGARTEAEIKAARTASAQLPDIWSTGVVALWESDPDAVAAVLPPPLKPPARPLVRAAISKVGLPGYPLGAGSVAVAAVHDGLEGWYPLVMPMTHERALTGGREVFGEPKKLGEVSVEREGLLVRAALARHGIAFVEVRGAVDGRLPLPEPARRTDFYFKFLPAVNGEGFDAGPVLVHCVREEKVRELERITGDVVLRESMYDPVADLPVRRVVEITIGEKTTDQRGTVVGQVDAEALLPYIHQRYDDSRQILDGPPEGSV; from the coding sequence ATGGCACGCGTACGGTACGGGGCGCGCACCGAGGCCGAGATCAAGGCCGCGCGCACCGCGAGTGCCCAGCTCCCCGACATCTGGTCGACCGGCGTGGTGGCGCTCTGGGAGAGCGACCCCGACGCGGTCGCGGCGGTGCTCCCGCCGCCGCTGAAGCCCCCCGCGCGCCCGCTGGTGCGGGCCGCCATCAGCAAGGTCGGCCTCCCCGGCTATCCGCTCGGCGCGGGCTCGGTGGCCGTCGCCGCCGTGCACGACGGGCTGGAGGGCTGGTATCCGCTGGTCATGCCGATGACCCACGAACGGGCGCTGACCGGCGGACGCGAGGTGTTCGGCGAGCCGAAGAAGCTCGGAGAGGTGAGCGTCGAGCGCGAGGGCCTTCTCGTACGGGCCGCGCTCGCCCGGCACGGCATCGCGTTCGTGGAGGTGCGCGGCGCGGTGGACGGCCGGCTGCCCCTGCCCGAGCCGGCCCGCAGGACCGACTTCTACTTCAAGTTCCTGCCGGCCGTCAACGGCGAGGGCTTCGACGCGGGCCCCGTCCTCGTCCACTGCGTACGCGAGGAGAAGGTGCGCGAGCTGGAGAGGATCACCGGCGATGTGGTGCTGCGCGAATCGATGTACGACCCCGTCGCCGATCTGCCGGTGCGGCGCGTCGTGGAGATCACCATCGGCGAGAAGACCACCGACCAGAGGGGCACGGTCGTCGGACAGGTCGACGCCGAAGCCCTGTTGCCCTACATCCACCAGCGCTACGACGACTCCCGGCAGATCCTGGACGGGCCACCCGAAGGGAGCGTCTGA
- a CDS encoding TetR/AcrR family transcriptional regulator, which yields MARTSLTREEILVAAGSLVRRHGPAALTMRGLAAELGTAVTSIYWHVGNRESLLDALVERTVEELGEIAPRGRTPATRVVSVARALRRELRARPHLIALVHERGLTDRMFLPAQQALARELHAAGLRGARAARAVRAVQFQVVGYVLVERNRERAPVQRPAEEDLWHAATATKDGRAGRDGQAGQDPALARALAGPLDEERLFLTSVRALVDGLLAAGRKGCG from the coding sequence ATGGCGCGCACTTCGCTCACCCGGGAGGAGATCCTGGTCGCGGCGGGGTCCCTGGTCAGGCGGCACGGGCCGGCCGCGCTCACCATGCGCGGGCTCGCCGCAGAACTCGGCACGGCGGTCACCTCCATCTACTGGCACGTCGGCAACCGCGAGTCGCTGCTCGACGCGCTGGTGGAGCGGACCGTCGAGGAGCTGGGCGAGATCGCCCCGCGCGGGCGCACGCCGGCCACGCGCGTGGTGTCGGTGGCGCGCGCTCTGCGCCGTGAGCTGCGCGCGCGCCCGCACCTGATCGCGCTGGTCCACGAACGCGGCCTGACCGACCGGATGTTCCTGCCCGCGCAGCAGGCCCTGGCCCGCGAGCTGCACGCGGCGGGGCTGCGCGGGGCGCGGGCGGCCCGGGCGGTGCGGGCGGTGCAGTTCCAGGTGGTGGGGTACGTCCTGGTCGAGCGCAACCGCGAGCGCGCCCCGGTCCAGCGTCCGGCCGAGGAGGACCTGTGGCACGCGGCGACGGCCACAAAGGACGGACGGGCCGGAAGGGACGGCCAGGCCGGTCAGGACCCGGCCCTGGCCCGGGCCCTCGCGGGTCCGCTCGACGAGGAGCGGCTGTTCCTCACCTCCGTACGGGCCCTGGTGGACGGGCTGCTCGCGGCCGGCCGGAAGGGCTGCGGCTGA
- a CDS encoding DEDDh family exonuclease: MTMLDDLTTAAPWPAAYPPGYAVVDVETTGLARDDRIISAAVYRLDAHGNVEDHWYTLVNPERDPGPVWIHGLTSEVLAGAPLFPDVAEEFAARLDGRVLVAHNAIFDWQMIAREYARAERTAPVKQRLCTIALSKELALPLPNHKLESLAAHYGVVQQRAHHALDDARVLAEAFRPSLHAAAAGGVRLPLLECRPLTEWTDAPATPRIGYQASYRGGSGTWRASRKRPACPYPNPGRYERDRPLKQGMRVAFSGDTSVDRELLEDRAIEAGLHVASSVSRLTSLLVTNDPESATSKTVKAKSFGTPVIDEAAFTQLLRDVAPADG; encoded by the coding sequence GTGACCATGCTCGACGACCTGACGACAGCAGCGCCGTGGCCGGCCGCCTACCCACCGGGGTACGCGGTCGTCGACGTGGAGACCACCGGCCTCGCCCGCGACGACCGGATAATCTCGGCTGCCGTCTACCGGCTCGACGCGCACGGCAACGTCGAGGACCACTGGTACACGCTGGTCAACCCCGAGCGCGACCCGGGCCCGGTGTGGATCCACGGGCTCACCAGTGAGGTGCTCGCCGGCGCCCCGCTCTTCCCCGACGTCGCCGAGGAGTTCGCGGCGCGCCTGGACGGGCGGGTCCTGGTCGCGCACAACGCGATCTTCGACTGGCAGATGATCGCGCGGGAGTACGCCCGGGCCGAGCGCACCGCGCCGGTCAAGCAGCGGCTGTGCACCATCGCCCTGTCCAAGGAGCTCGCGCTCCCGCTGCCCAACCACAAGCTGGAGTCGCTGGCCGCGCACTACGGCGTCGTGCAGCAGCGCGCCCACCACGCGCTGGACGACGCGCGGGTGCTCGCCGAGGCGTTCCGGCCGAGTCTGCACGCGGCGGCGGCCGGCGGGGTGCGCCTGCCGCTGCTCGAATGCCGGCCGCTCACCGAATGGACGGACGCGCCGGCCACCCCGCGCATCGGCTACCAGGCCTCATACCGGGGCGGATCGGGCACCTGGCGCGCCTCCCGCAAGCGCCCCGCCTGCCCCTACCCCAACCCGGGGCGTTACGAGAGGGACCGGCCGCTGAAGCAGGGCATGCGCGTCGCGTTCTCCGGGGACACCTCGGTGGACCGCGAGCTCCTGGAGGACCGGGCGATCGAGGCCGGGCTGCATGTGGCGAGCAGCGTCTCGCGCCTCACCAGCCTGCTGGTCACCAACGACCCGGAGTCGGCCACCTCCAAGACGGTCAAGGCGAAGTCGTTCGGCACGCCGGTCATCGACGAGGCGGCCTTCACCCAACTGCTCCGGGACGTGGCACCGGCAGACGGGTGA